Proteins co-encoded in one Methanobrevibacter gottschalkii DSM 11977 genomic window:
- a CDS encoding SPFH domain-containing protein, protein MIETIIIIVIFLVYIAMKYVKILRPYEKGVVERLGKYNRTVSSGIVVLIPFLENLERVDLREQVVDVPPQEVITKDNTVVVVDCVIFYEVVDPFNATYNVVNFYQAITKLAQTNLRNIIGDLELDQTLTSREMINAELREVLDEATDKWGSKVVRVEIQKIEPPKDIVEAMSKQMKAERMKRASILEAEGYKQSEIKKSEGDKQAAILEAEGKAESIKKMAEAKKQALILEAEGESMAIEKVYAAIHEGNPDDGLIAIKYLESLEKIADGKASKIFLPFESSGVLSSVAGIAELFKEDKKE, encoded by the coding sequence ATGATAGAAACAATAATAATAATTGTCATATTTTTAGTTTACATTGCTATGAAATATGTTAAAATTTTAAGGCCATATGAAAAAGGGGTTGTTGAAAGACTTGGAAAATATAATAGAACTGTTTCAAGTGGGATAGTTGTATTAATTCCATTTTTAGAAAATTTAGAAAGGGTGGATTTAAGAGAACAGGTTGTAGATGTTCCGCCTCAGGAAGTAATTACAAAAGACAATACTGTGGTTGTTGTTGATTGTGTAATTTTTTATGAAGTTGTAGACCCATTTAATGCAACATATAATGTAGTTAACTTTTATCAAGCAATTACAAAACTTGCACAAACAAATTTAAGAAATATAATTGGGGATCTGGAACTTGATCAAACATTAACTTCTCGTGAAATGATTAATGCAGAATTACGTGAAGTATTGGATGAAGCTACAGATAAATGGGGTAGTAAAGTAGTTCGTGTTGAAATACAAAAAATTGAACCTCCGAAGGATATAGTGGAGGCAATGAGTAAACAAATGAAAGCTGAAAGAATGAAAAGAGCATCAATTCTTGAAGCTGAAGGTTATAAACAATCAGAAATTAAAAAATCTGAAGGGGATAAACAAGCAGCAATTTTAGAAGCAGAAGGTAAAGCTGAATCTATTAAAAAAATGGCGGAAGCAAAAAAGCAAGCTTTAATTTTAGAAGCAGAAGGTGAATCAATGGCAATTGAAAAGGTATATGCTGCAATTCACGAAGGAAATCCTGATGATGGTCTTATAGCTATTAAATACTTGGAATCACTGGAAAAAATAGCTGATGGAAAAGCATCTAAAATATTTTTACCGTTTGAATCAAGCGGTGTTTTAAGTTCAGTTGCAGGTATAGCTGAGCTGTTTAAAGAGGATAAAAAAGAATAA
- a CDS encoding metallophosphoesterase, with amino-acid sequence MKNYDTDRPPAMKIRQGIQDAMTYSLPDKKFEPSEIDLVEVDIKLNNLGWNFHNFKILNLTDIHLGQWINPEYLDELIDYVNILNVDLITLTGDYFSYITEGYEKSLTDSFKKLKSRYGKFGVLGNHDHWMDASKIRDIFKSSKIIDLSNKVYTLEKEGEFLNICGVDSCTVCADNLDEVLVKIREDTPSILLAHEPDFAEESSKTNKFDLQISGHSHGGQFIIPKFETTPFRGPNSKKYPVGLYKVRNMIQYTSKGLGTNSFRMRINCKPEITIITLKTNRKQKIDVK; translated from the coding sequence ATGAAAAACTATGATACTGATCGTCCTCCAGCAATGAAGATTCGACAGGGAATTCAAGATGCAATGACTTATTCACTTCCAGACAAGAAGTTTGAACCCAGTGAAATTGATTTGGTTGAAGTAGATATTAAATTAAATAATCTTGGATGGAACTTTCATAATTTTAAGATATTAAATCTAACAGACATTCATTTAGGTCAATGGATTAATCCGGAATACTTAGATGAACTTATAGATTATGTCAATATTTTAAATGTCGATTTAATTACCTTAACTGGAGATTATTTTTCATACATAACAGAAGGTTATGAAAAATCCCTAACTGACTCTTTTAAAAAATTAAAATCAAGATATGGAAAATTTGGAGTTTTAGGAAATCATGATCACTGGATGGATGCATCAAAAATTAGAGACATATTTAAATCATCAAAGATCATAGATTTAAGCAATAAAGTTTATACTCTTGAAAAAGAAGGTGAATTTTTAAATATTTGTGGTGTTGACAGCTGCACTGTTTGTGCAGATAATTTAGATGAAGTTTTAGTTAAAATTAGAGAAGATACTCCAAGTATTTTACTTGCCCATGAGCCAGATTTTGCAGAAGAATCATCTAAAACAAACAAATTTGATTTGCAAATTTCAGGACATTCACATGGCGGACAATTCATAATCCCAAAATTCGAAACAACACCATTTAGAGGTCCGAACTCAAAAAAATACCCCGTTGGCCTTTATAAAGTTAGAAATATGATACAGTATACAAGTAAAGGACTTGGAACAAATTCATTCAGAATGCGAATTAATTGTAAACCTGAAATTACAATAATTACCCTTAAAACAAATAGAAAACAAAAAATCGATGTAAAATGA
- a CDS encoding NfeD family protein: MEIFIWIILAILFFLLEILTGSFILVWFGISSIVAAVLNYFKFDFYTQFGAFIVISIILLVFTKKFAIKVTPEINKKTTAERLIGRNAKVVRKIDDKNIIVKVCGEEWSAYAKNNVDIGDTVKVCGIESIKLIVE; this comes from the coding sequence ATGGAAATTTTTATTTGGATAATATTGGCTATCCTGTTCTTCTTATTGGAAATACTTACAGGTAGTTTTATTTTAGTGTGGTTTGGTATAAGTTCAATAGTTGCAGCTGTATTAAATTATTTTAAATTTGATTTCTACACACAATTTGGAGCTTTTATAGTAATATCAATAATTTTATTGGTGTTTACTAAAAAATTTGCAATTAAAGTCACACCTGAAATTAATAAAAAGACTACTGCAGAAAGGCTGATTGGAAGAAATGCTAAAGTTGTTCGAAAAATTGATGATAAGAACATTATTGTAAAAGTATGTGGTGAAGAATGGTCCGCTTATGCAAAAAATAATGTTGACATTGGGGACACGGTTAAAGTATGTGGAATAGAAAGTATTAAATTAATAGTTGAGTAA
- a CDS encoding redox-regulated ATPase YchF: MLQIAVCGKPNVGKSSFFNSATASTVEMANYPFTTIDANKAVAHVIKDCPCKELEVTCNPHNSICIDGKRLLPIELIDVAGLVPGAHEGKGLGNKFLDDLMQAKVFIHVIDASGSTDIEGNPVDPGSHDPLEDIQFLEEEIVMWMYGILSRNWVRLIRKVGAEHLDISKVLFDQLSGTGITIEDIIEAKRNIEPDYNKWEEKDLIELTRNILRIAKPMMIIANKADLPTSAANIERIKEKYPYVIPTSAESEIALVRAAEAGLISYISGDDHFEILQADKLNPNQLKALEYIQTNILDKYGSTGVQKALNYGIFELLDRIVVYPVQDEHKYTDQKGNVLPDGFLVPNGATPRELAYIVHTDIGDKFMHAVDARRNMRVASDYELKDGDIISIVTRG; this comes from the coding sequence ATGCTTCAAATTGCAGTTTGTGGAAAACCAAATGTGGGGAAATCCTCTTTTTTTAATTCAGCAACAGCATCTACTGTAGAAATGGCAAATTACCCATTTACAACAATTGATGCAAATAAAGCTGTTGCTCATGTAATTAAGGATTGTCCATGTAAGGAGTTGGAAGTTACATGTAATCCTCATAATTCAATTTGTATTGATGGAAAAAGATTGCTTCCAATTGAATTGATAGATGTTGCAGGTTTAGTTCCTGGAGCACATGAAGGAAAAGGATTAGGTAACAAGTTTTTAGATGATTTAATGCAAGCTAAAGTTTTTATTCATGTCATTGATGCTTCAGGTTCAACTGATATTGAGGGAAATCCTGTCGATCCTGGAAGTCATGACCCATTAGAAGACATTCAATTTTTAGAAGAAGAAATAGTAATGTGGATGTACGGAATTTTATCAAGAAATTGGGTAAGACTTATAAGAAAAGTTGGTGCTGAACATTTGGATATTTCAAAAGTATTGTTTGATCAATTGTCCGGTACTGGAATAACTATCGAGGACATTATTGAAGCTAAAAGGAATATTGAACCAGATTATAATAAATGGGAAGAAAAGGATTTAATAGAATTAACAAGAAATATCTTAAGGATTGCCAAACCAATGATGATTATTGCAAATAAAGCAGATCTTCCAACTTCTGCAGCTAATATTGAAAGAATTAAAGAAAAATATCCATATGTAATTCCAACTTCAGCGGAATCTGAAATTGCACTTGTAAGAGCAGCAGAAGCAGGTTTAATTTCATATATTTCAGGGGATGATCATTTTGAGATTTTACAAGCTGATAAGTTAAATCCAAATCAACTTAAAGCATTGGAATATATTCAAACTAATATTTTAGACAAATATGGCAGTACTGGTGTTCAGAAGGCTTTAAATTATGGAATTTTCGAATTACTGGATAGGATTGTTGTCTACCCGGTTCAGGATGAACACAAATATACAGATCAAAAAGGTAATGTTTTACCAGATGGATTTTTAGTTCCAAATGGTGCAACTCCTCGTGAATTGGCCTACATTGTACACACGGATATTGGTGATAAATTCATGCATGCTGTTGATGCAAGAAGAAACATGCGTGTAGCTAGCGATTATGAGTTAAAGGATGGGGACATTATTAGTATTGTAACAAGAGGTTAA
- a CDS encoding TIGR04076 family protein, which produces MKKVKITVMRKVRHDDLIEEYENPLEHECSVEEGQVFIANGWARPDDFCDSAWESLSPFVMALANGASDFYDGWMKNKKSAMISCNDGFRPVSFLLETLDEDAD; this is translated from the coding sequence ATGAAAAAAGTAAAAATTACTGTCATGAGAAAAGTTAGGCATGATGATTTAATTGAAGAATATGAAAACCCTTTGGAGCATGAATGTAGTGTTGAAGAAGGTCAGGTTTTCATTGCAAATGGCTGGGCAAGACCTGATGATTTCTGTGATAGTGCTTGGGAAAGTCTTTCTCCTTTTGTAATGGCTTTAGCTAATGGTGCTAGTGATTTTTATGATGGGTGGATGAAAAACAAAAAATCTGCAATGATTTCCTGTAATGATGGTTTTAGGCCAGTTAGTTTTCTTTTGGAAACACTCGATGAAGATGCAGATTAA
- a CDS encoding DUF2085 domain-containing protein, with product MLLSIPTVIDGLTQLKGLRECNNNLRFITDLMVGYIWVLLLNL from the coding sequence ATGTTATTATCAATTCCAACAGTTATTGATGGTTTAACTCAATTAAAGGGGCTTCGTGAATGTAATAATAATTTAAGATTTATTACAGATTTAATGGTGGGTTATATTTGGGTATTATTATTAAATCTTTAA